Proteins encoded by one window of Cuniculiplasma divulgatum:
- a CDS encoding glycosyltransferase 87 family protein, producing MLSIVQLFFVISTLYPNALTDEIILQTYAAKIFLEGKDPYIKSNMLGAFSYIKPYSLYVTPGLNGKLVEILLYPGMSVLAFLPVVYFHLPDYTTLFIFSALNFLAVFLYLRKTHMEKILPYFSLIIMLSVYTFGLSIGGSTDILWIFFLVLAYIFREKPWLSGLFYGLSISSKQLAIVAFPFLIFMIFMEKGKSFKQSFVFFSLAAFSFLLTNLPFIIMQPYDWLRNIVEAEFQPVLGIGIGFSELSFTGLFKIPSTVFTLIFLATIIITFLFYVRFYSKLKYALFIFPMLMFLVNYRVLLGYIVDWSLLIVISFADYLREENIKPPTLSDIRAKPLNTGIYITGIRKYLQKNITFAVIVIIIISLTTAGSIYLSYNDNDSNIYHINAVENMSDQQCIPGYITSMNISITYQPALGSNLTSPIYFRIIPSTATEGNYNGMLWYASSSLHVGQNYVTAYPESYAYLLKQGTTFRIQAYYNFLSDYITVKAPKINRIGIANYNLQYPTNNLKSPFLCWGVDTSQISNRFNYHLNNGNGKSGNGFTISLSPDHNISKINCIRLSNSAVNLSYLKNSGDNLNFNYSYSGNGTSVTNDKIKNFVGVEMTINGIYDIYIGMNRTVSGNTYYSGINQYIFIQRYGNINFTRIYAISNMFHIVPVTTVFNYELYTNGTSAQNFSVSNIRF from the coding sequence GTGTTATCAATTGTACAACTTTTCTTTGTTATATCAACATTATATCCCAATGCATTAACCGATGAAATTATACTTCAAACATATGCTGCGAAAATTTTTCTTGAGGGCAAAGACCCATATATTAAAAGCAACATGCTTGGTGCATTCAGTTACATAAAGCCATATTCACTTTATGTAACACCGGGATTGAATGGTAAACTGGTGGAAATATTGTTATATCCTGGAATGTCGGTTCTTGCATTTCTACCAGTTGTATATTTCCATCTTCCTGATTATACAACCTTATTCATATTTTCAGCCCTTAATTTTCTGGCTGTTTTTCTATATTTAAGGAAAACTCATATGGAGAAGATTTTACCTTATTTTTCCTTAATAATAATGTTAAGTGTATATACATTCGGGCTTTCAATAGGAGGTTCAACTGATATACTATGGATTTTCTTTCTTGTGTTGGCCTATATCTTCAGGGAAAAACCCTGGCTATCTGGCCTATTTTACGGCTTATCAATTTCATCCAAGCAGCTGGCTATAGTTGCCTTTCCGTTTCTTATCTTTATGATTTTCATGGAAAAAGGAAAATCTTTCAAGCAGTCTTTCGTCTTCTTTAGTCTCGCCGCGTTTTCTTTTCTCCTCACCAACCTTCCTTTTATAATTATGCAGCCTTATGACTGGCTTAGGAACATCGTCGAAGCCGAATTCCAGCCTGTTCTTGGTATAGGCATAGGTTTTTCGGAACTTTCATTCACAGGATTGTTTAAAATTCCATCCACTGTTTTTACACTTATATTCTTAGCAACGATAATAATTACCTTCCTCTTTTATGTACGTTTCTACAGTAAGCTGAAGTACGCACTATTTATCTTTCCTATGCTCATGTTCCTTGTAAATTACAGGGTACTGCTTGGGTATATTGTTGACTGGTCGCTTTTAATCGTTATAAGTTTTGCAGATTATTTAAGAGAAGAAAACATAAAACCACCAACGCTCTCTGATATTAGGGCAAAGCCACTAAACACAGGTATTTATATAACAGGTATCAGGAAATATTTGCAGAAGAATATAACGTTCGCAGTAATAGTTATAATAATTATATCTTTAACGACTGCCGGGTCGATCTATTTATCATACAATGATAATGATAGTAATATTTACCACATAAATGCAGTTGAAAATATGTCAGATCAGCAGTGCATTCCTGGATACATAACATCTATGAATATCAGCATCACTTACCAGCCAGCGCTAGGTTCTAATCTTACCTCTCCAATTTATTTTAGAATAATTCCCAGTACCGCTACGGAAGGTAACTATAATGGCATGCTTTGGTACGCATCTTCATCACTTCATGTTGGGCAAAATTATGTAACCGCATATCCTGAATCATATGCATATCTGTTGAAACAGGGTACCACCTTTAGGATTCAGGCATACTATAACTTTCTTAGTGATTATATTACTGTCAAAGCTCCAAAGATAAACAGAATAGGGATTGCAAACTACAATCTTCAATATCCAACAAACAACCTGAAATCTCCATTTTTATGCTGGGGTGTTGACACAAGTCAGATCAGTAATCGATTTAATTACCACTTAAATAACGGGAATGGTAAATCAGGTAACGGTTTTACGATTTCCCTTTCACCCGATCATAATATCTCGAAGATTAACTGTATAAGGCTTTCAAATTCTGCAGTAAACCTATCTTATTTAAAGAATTCAGGGGATAATCTTAACTTTAATTATTCCTACTCAGGAAATGGGACCTCTGTGACAAATGACAAGATTAAAAATTTTGTTGGAGTAGAAATGACTATAAATGGAATCTATGATATTTACATTGGGATGAATAGAACAGTAAGTGGAAATACGTATTATTCAGGTATAAACCAGTACATATTTATTCAAAGATATGGAAATATAAATTTCACCAGGATATATGCAATAAGCAATATGTTCCATATTGTTCCCGTTACAACAGTATTTAACTACGAACTTTATACCAATGGAACATCAGCACAGAACTTCAGCGTTTCAAACATCAGGTTTTGA
- a CDS encoding glycosyltransferase, with protein MPELSIIIPTYNESRNIPILIHRLEDMNIDHQIVVVDDNSPDGTSNVVEKLAAKYTNIVLVKREGKLGIATAIRDGMLASSSKYVVVMDSDLQHPPEVVPRILRELKKGKDVAIASRYIRGGKSDFSFSRGMISKVATLLAHINLQETEGIKDPMSGFFGFKRDIIEPEQIKSNGYKVLLEVLVASGTRNVVEVPYRFNKRAAGKSKFGIKEFIRYLKLLLNLSDYLMVKFLVVGISGAILNLLMMKLIVGGFHDPLYMGAILALEASIVSNFILNNYWTYRRRRSSGSVLRKYARYNMMSSLGSAIYFAMIFLLTAFSVNYMLATGIGILASFSTNFGGSQGVVWHL; from the coding sequence ATTCCTGAACTATCTATCATAATTCCGACATATAACGAATCGCGCAACATACCTATATTGATACACCGTTTGGAAGATATGAATATTGATCATCAAATAGTAGTTGTGGATGACAACAGCCCTGACGGTACGTCAAATGTTGTAGAAAAGCTTGCTGCGAAATACACGAATATTGTATTGGTCAAAAGAGAAGGTAAGCTGGGTATTGCCACAGCCATTAGGGATGGAATGCTGGCATCCAGCAGTAAATACGTAGTTGTAATGGATAGTGATTTACAGCATCCTCCAGAGGTAGTTCCCAGAATTTTAAGAGAGTTAAAGAAGGGAAAGGATGTTGCAATTGCATCAAGATATATTAGGGGAGGAAAAAGCGATTTTAGCTTCTCAAGGGGAATGATATCTAAAGTAGCTACACTTTTAGCTCACATAAACTTACAGGAAACAGAAGGAATAAAAGATCCAATGTCAGGATTTTTTGGGTTCAAAAGGGACATTATAGAACCAGAACAGATCAAGTCAAACGGATACAAGGTTCTTCTAGAAGTGCTGGTTGCATCTGGCACCAGGAATGTTGTTGAGGTTCCATACAGATTCAATAAAAGGGCTGCAGGAAAGAGTAAGTTTGGAATCAAGGAATTTATAAGATACCTTAAATTATTACTCAATCTTTCAGACTACCTGATGGTTAAATTTCTTGTTGTTGGAATCTCAGGGGCAATTCTTAACCTGTTGATGATGAAGTTAATAGTAGGTGGTTTTCATGATCCACTATATATGGGAGCCATACTGGCTCTAGAAGCATCGATTGTCAGCAACTTCATACTAAACAATTACTGGACATATCGCAGAAGAAGGAGTAGTGGCTCAGTACTGAGAAAGTACGCAAGATATAATATGATGAGCAGTCTTGGATCTGCAATATATTTTGCAATGATATTTCTCTTAACTGCATTCAGTGTAAATTATATGCTTGCTACGGGTATCGGCATTCTGGCTTCGTTCTCGACAAACTTCGGGGGAAGTCAGGGTGTAGTATGGCATTTATAA
- a CDS encoding DUF2029 domain-containing protein produces MIEFLLAIFGFLFIVLSTLSGKRREITKRFLRLVIIIAIISVGSVIFLIGMSMKQTYTDEFAIEVLSAKRFLSGLNPYGFQYALKSMESYGVPLSSLTPKLSGGYVTNLQYPDLSFLILIPFILLHVNPEVVLFFFTLLLLSLIALEFIERDLAFMAPLAIAVSLFNINLIFFSLNGITDIIWITFLASSLMLLQKRYIPGILFGLSLASKQLPIFILPFLLIFIYKRYGSRKLLEFTLMAAVSFILLNLPFIMRGPTTFFTSILAPENAPIIGIGFGLSQFYISGYIPFADREFFTTLMISVWLFFVLIYAYKFDTLKYSLTALPIIVLIFNFRLLENYLMYWPILTLSTLPYIIRKGNTIEQRKDFSFQFIQKFYQAIHLNSNKIKKIYRIMVPVMLVLIILLPTFVFLENDSSYKQKIKIESVTPEGMNSTGSVNCLYVNVTYSSEIKNLSLRFRILEDGFLNNPNGFFWNSTEFKPASGKLYTSFHIHTNDTSYFLEEHNSYVIIAYNSNLETWYHIDIGKNINV; encoded by the coding sequence ATGATTGAATTTCTTCTCGCTATCTTCGGGTTTCTCTTTATAGTACTTTCTACGCTATCGGGTAAAAGAAGGGAAATAACCAAACGATTTCTTAGGCTAGTAATCATAATTGCAATAATTAGCGTTGGTTCAGTAATCTTTTTAATAGGCATGTCAATGAAACAAACATATACAGACGAATTCGCCATTGAGGTACTATCGGCAAAGAGATTTCTATCTGGTTTAAATCCTTATGGCTTTCAGTACGCGTTGAAAAGTATGGAATCCTATGGTGTTCCACTTTCAAGCCTCACTCCAAAGCTTTCCGGAGGGTACGTCACAAATCTTCAATATCCTGATTTATCATTTTTAATTCTTATACCATTCATACTTCTTCACGTAAATCCTGAAGTAGTCCTCTTCTTCTTTACTTTATTGCTCCTAAGTCTTATTGCCCTGGAATTTATAGAAAGAGACCTAGCTTTTATGGCTCCATTGGCTATTGCTGTTTCACTTTTCAATATAAATTTGATATTTTTCTCATTGAATGGGATAACCGATATAATTTGGATTACTTTTCTTGCTTCTTCTCTGATGCTACTTCAAAAACGTTATATTCCTGGTATTCTTTTTGGTCTTTCTCTTGCATCCAAACAGCTACCCATATTTATCCTCCCATTTCTTCTAATATTTATATACAAAAGATACGGGAGTAGGAAATTATTAGAATTTACTTTAATGGCAGCCGTTTCTTTTATTTTATTAAATTTACCGTTTATCATGAGGGGTCCCACAACATTCTTCACTTCGATCCTTGCACCTGAAAATGCCCCAATAATTGGTATAGGATTTGGTTTATCTCAATTTTATATATCTGGATATATACCATTTGCAGACAGGGAGTTCTTTACCACTCTAATGATATCCGTGTGGCTCTTCTTTGTATTGATTTATGCATATAAATTTGACACCTTAAAATATTCTTTAACAGCCCTCCCTATTATAGTTCTGATATTCAATTTCAGACTTCTGGAGAATTATTTAATGTACTGGCCAATACTGACTCTTTCAACATTGCCATATATAATTAGAAAGGGAAATACCATAGAGCAAAGGAAAGATTTTTCATTTCAGTTTATTCAGAAATTTTACCAGGCAATACATCTAAACAGCAATAAAATAAAGAAAATTTACCGGATAATGGTGCCGGTGATGTTGGTACTGATCATATTGCTCCCAACCTTTGTATTTCTGGAGAATGACAGTTCATATAAGCAAAAAATAAAAATAGAATCCGTAACACCAGAAGGTATGAATAGTACTGGAAGTGTTAATTGTCTCTATGTTAATGTTACATATTCAAGCGAGATTAAAAATCTTTCATTAAGATTCAGAATACTTGAAGATGGTTTTTTGAACAATCCAAATGGTTTTTTCTGGAATTCTACTGAGTTTAAACCCGCTTCAGGAAAATTGTATACATCGTTTCATATACACACCAATGACACATCATATTTTCTTGAAGAGCACAACAGCTATGTAATCATAGCTTACAACTCAAATCTTGAAACCTGGTACCATATAGATATAGGAAAGAATATAAATGTTTAG
- a CDS encoding DUF2079 domain-containing protein has translation MYNEGDKEDIPKNQKSKRNFSIGKIYTEIWKIRWVLFLFISFSVIYSSISYLRYLSFSENVYDLGVNASLAYNVIYGQTFLGQVMSGGVATNKLIYIPIGFIYALFPKEYFLLFLQDFFLSFSGVVVYLIASEVLKSKKFALLISLIFYLYYPLSGVFWFDFHYMAFFPTFFLLGVYYYIRRDTSKWLIFLSLASITDLMSPVIVFLFLAIMVMQRWISSGKFNIMKYELSEAIFAIIIFILPSIYYLKFYPSHYIGINLNPGIYGNVWFKAEFFVRIMLPFLFIPLLGIEFLILLLPYGLLLFTNSYLPYESQMFFQYPSLYVSTLFIAFIFGLRRFIKISGKRFNIRKLLVIILILNIILFYLFTPIGNLIPAQQNDHPQEEYVVGSSTILYSTYEKIIPTKADGYLMSFINNIPHGSSVLIAGNLPELEQGYMPVCLNSNFNTTIPDYIITDPYSYFFTSPVATGIHVNNSPIIKINYLLNNFNYKLTYFYKGVALYQLNSVLSPVIYGYLNENSSSVIQKDKGISYYNVGLIAPGCYNLTLKGLSGKNNLSLLSLNKEISVIGKGNDFIKIRSNSYFRNIKIYLSLDSITVIKQELKLKQYSANSR, from the coding sequence ATGTATAATGAAGGTGATAAAGAGGATATCCCTAAAAATCAGAAATCCAAAAGAAACTTTAGCATTGGAAAGATCTACACGGAAATATGGAAAATTAGATGGGTTTTATTTCTTTTTATTTCTTTTTCAGTAATTTACTCATCAATTTCATATTTGAGATATTTATCATTTTCAGAGAATGTTTATGATCTGGGAGTTAATGCATCCCTTGCATATAACGTAATTTACGGGCAGACCTTTCTTGGACAGGTAATGAGTGGTGGAGTAGCCACAAATAAGCTAATATATATCCCTATTGGATTTATTTATGCTCTATTTCCAAAAGAATATTTTCTCCTTTTTCTACAGGATTTTTTTCTATCATTTTCTGGAGTTGTAGTTTATTTGATCGCCAGCGAAGTGTTAAAGTCAAAAAAATTTGCCCTTTTGATCAGTTTAATATTTTATCTCTATTATCCACTATCAGGTGTATTCTGGTTTGATTTCCATTATATGGCATTCTTTCCAACATTCTTCCTGCTAGGAGTATATTATTATATTAGAAGAGATACATCAAAGTGGTTGATTTTCCTCTCTCTGGCTTCTATCACAGACCTAATGTCTCCAGTGATTGTATTCCTGTTCCTTGCTATCATGGTTATGCAGAGATGGATATCATCTGGTAAATTCAATATTATGAAGTATGAATTATCAGAGGCAATATTTGCGATAATAATATTTATTCTCCCAAGCATATATTACCTAAAATTTTACCCCTCCCACTATATTGGCATAAATCTTAACCCTGGGATTTATGGTAATGTATGGTTTAAGGCTGAATTTTTTGTCAGAATCATGTTACCATTTCTCTTTATACCTCTTCTTGGAATTGAATTTTTGATTTTACTCTTACCCTATGGCTTACTCCTCTTTACAAATTCATACCTACCTTATGAATCTCAGATGTTTTTCCAGTATCCAAGTCTTTATGTATCCACACTGTTCATTGCATTTATATTTGGGTTGAGAAGATTCATTAAAATATCAGGAAAGAGGTTCAATATTAGAAAATTGCTTGTGATTATACTAATTTTAAACATAATTCTTTTCTATCTCTTTACGCCTATAGGAAATTTAATTCCAGCACAGCAGAATGATCATCCTCAGGAAGAATACGTCGTGGGGTCTTCAACCATCCTTTATAGCACATATGAAAAGATAATTCCAACAAAGGCTGATGGCTATCTAATGTCATTCATCAACAATATTCCACATGGTTCTTCAGTATTAATAGCAGGAAACTTACCTGAGTTGGAACAGGGATATATGCCAGTCTGTTTAAATTCTAATTTCAATACAACTATTCCAGATTATATCATAACAGATCCTTACAGTTATTTTTTCACATCGCCTGTTGCAACAGGGATTCATGTTAATAATTCTCCCATAATTAAAATAAATTACCTGCTAAATAATTTTAATTATAAACTCACTTATTTCTATAAGGGAGTCGCCCTTTATCAGCTTAATTCAGTTTTATCACCAGTAATATACGGTTATTTGAATGAGAATTCATCATCAGTAATCCAGAAAGATAAGGGAATAAGCTATTATAATGTAGGTCTCATTGCTCCCGGTTGCTATAATCTAACTCTAAAGGGGTTATCCGGAAAGAACAATCTTTCATTATTATCGCTGAATAAGGAGATATCTGTCATAGGGAAAGGGAACGATTTCATAAAAATAAGATCGAATTCATACTTCCGTAATATAAAAATTTATTTAAGTCTCGATTCAATTACAGTTATTAAGCAGGAACTTAAATTGAAGCAGTACAGCGCTAATAGCAGGTGA
- a CDS encoding glycosyltransferase family 4 protein, with the protein MSIAIFLTTDLKMGGGVERWTLNTVKGRPNDQKIIIISTDYADRARFSVVNQISQIDHEQKLNLIENKFNFLRRSKMLSFLLDNAIIPIMLTFFKRSYSKKLNLSGVEIVYLTKNQYWKLFKGKKIVGSNHTEFGNDGFISRLKAKLYRSGIIYRDISYFHVFPGREKIEKIIGTKAEVAVIPNGTTSRNCNKKTGDLTRFLFVGRLETIKGIQILLTAWTNIKREDCYLDIVGAGTLTEDSYLGLKNVNFRGIVSDEELNKIYCKSDVFIYPTLWDSFPNTIIEAMSAGCKIITSRFLKGAFGGSGNESFLTFVEPNTSCIIEEINKAADNLDETRKQGELTYEFFRKNYELAMVNEKFFNFLNKIRNE; encoded by the coding sequence ATGTCGATAGCCATCTTTCTGACAACTGACCTAAAAATGGGCGGAGGAGTGGAAAGATGGACTTTGAATACAGTAAAAGGAAGACCAAATGATCAAAAGATAATAATTATTTCGACAGATTATGCTGATAGAGCCAGATTTTCAGTGGTCAATCAAATTTCACAAATTGACCATGAACAAAAACTTAATTTGATTGAAAATAAATTTAATTTTTTGAGAAGATCTAAAATGCTTTCTTTCCTCTTAGATAATGCAATTATACCAATTATGCTGACATTTTTTAAAAGATCATATTCCAAAAAATTAAATTTGTCGGGCGTTGAAATAGTATATTTAACAAAGAACCAGTACTGGAAACTGTTTAAAGGAAAGAAGATAGTTGGAAGTAATCATACAGAATTTGGCAATGATGGTTTTATCTCCAGACTAAAGGCAAAACTGTACAGAAGTGGTATAATCTACAGGGATATCTCATATTTTCACGTATTTCCAGGCAGGGAAAAAATAGAGAAAATTATAGGAACGAAAGCCGAAGTTGCAGTCATTCCAAATGGCACTACATCCAGAAACTGTAATAAAAAAACAGGAGATTTAACCAGATTTCTCTTTGTTGGGAGACTTGAAACAATAAAGGGTATTCAAATTCTGCTTACTGCATGGACAAACATCAAAAGAGAAGATTGTTACCTTGATATTGTTGGTGCTGGAACACTGACGGAGGATAGCTATTTAGGATTAAAAAATGTAAATTTCCGGGGAATTGTAAGTGATGAGGAACTAAATAAAATATATTGCAAAAGCGATGTTTTTATTTACCCTACTCTCTGGGACTCATTTCCAAACACAATTATAGAAGCGATGTCAGCGGGCTGTAAGATAATAACCTCCAGATTTCTGAAAGGAGCCTTTGGTGGAAGCGGAAACGAATCGTTTCTGACTTTCGTAGAACCGAATACAAGTTGCATTATAGAAGAGATAAATAAGGCTGCAGACAACCTGGATGAAACCAGAAAGCAGGGAGAACTAACCTATGAATTCTTTAGAAAGAACTATGAATTAGCCATGGTCAATGAGAAATTTTTCAACTTTTTAAACAAAATAAGAAACGAATGA
- a CDS encoding NAD-dependent epimerase/dehydratase family protein — MNILVTGSKGFIGTEIMKCLQENGYSPDGVDIGDSVDEKKKYDIILHFGARTLIRNSFSKPYEYFEDGLGLTMKYLELARKHDSLFLFPSSGSTAEPSNPYSLTKKQAVEWINLYRKLYSTRVIIFRLFNIYGTTARKGAIYLFTNAALKEQTATIYGDGSHVRDYVNVLDLAKTVLEVVNGNINPGDYEIGSGVGTSVNEVISMVEKVTGKKLKTEKKPFIVDEADELIAHNTIVKNPMKLIDGIKLIRDSLVTENK; from the coding sequence ATGAATATACTTGTTACGGGAAGCAAAGGGTTCATAGGAACAGAGATCATGAAGTGCCTTCAGGAAAATGGTTATAGTCCGGATGGCGTAGATATTGGAGATAGTGTAGATGAAAAAAAGAAATATGATATTATACTTCACTTTGGAGCCAGAACACTCATAAGGAATTCATTTTCTAAACCATATGAGTATTTTGAAGATGGATTAGGTCTTACCATGAAATATCTTGAGCTTGCCAGAAAACATGATTCACTATTCCTCTTCCCTTCATCAGGATCAACTGCTGAACCTTCTAATCCCTATTCCCTAACCAAAAAACAGGCTGTAGAATGGATAAACCTTTACAGAAAACTGTATTCCACAAGAGTAATCATCTTCCGCCTTTTCAATATATATGGAACGACTGCAAGAAAGGGTGCAATATATCTTTTTACCAATGCAGCACTTAAAGAACAGACCGCAACAATCTATGGAGATGGAAGCCATGTAAGGGATTACGTCAATGTGCTTGATTTAGCCAAAACAGTTCTTGAAGTTGTAAATGGAAATATAAACCCGGGAGATTATGAAATTGGTTCTGGTGTGGGAACGAGTGTTAATGAAGTTATATCAATGGTAGAAAAGGTAACTGGAAAAAAGTTAAAAACAGAGAAAAAGCCGTTCATAGTTGATGAAGCAGACGAATTGATAGCCCATAATACAATTGTAAAGAACCCGATGAAACTTATTGACGGTATAAAGTTAATAAGGGACAGTCTTGTAACGGAAAACAAATGA
- a CDS encoding glycosyltransferase family 4 protein codes for MNIAQTSHHYYPHSGGTETVVKTVVDALALRNNTVHVFSDYEDLKQLKDEKNILYHGIRLKRVGKFRFPASGYWKEIEDSDCDILHVQGQRVWSSDYLYTHLNRIKSKKVFTAHGYYQLIYGGMINRLYYGRFMPSFLNKFDKIICLTDVEKRISERMFPKITNKITVLPNPVDFKRMDEISLDRGVLEKYNLVEKNFFIHAGGLQRNKNIEFILEAMKGLKIPLVLCGNIPDTNYFEEIKLKATQMKVEIRVLGSINEDELFSLIRKARFYLSGSIFEGFGISMVQASYLGTMVIANNAGIATELQEMGGLKIANSPEQMRKIIDSEMKIEDHEQLKESLKKRFSKDEIIDRLIKLYGELI; via the coding sequence ATGAATATTGCACAAACCAGTCATCATTACTACCCACATTCCGGTGGAACTGAAACTGTAGTAAAGACTGTGGTAGATGCATTGGCTTTAAGGAATAATACGGTTCATGTTTTTTCCGACTATGAAGACCTGAAGCAATTAAAGGATGAGAAAAACATATTATATCACGGTATTAGACTAAAAAGAGTGGGGAAGTTCAGGTTCCCGGCATCCGGATACTGGAAAGAAATTGAAGATTCTGATTGCGATATTCTTCATGTGCAGGGACAGAGGGTATGGAGCTCTGATTACCTTTATACTCACCTGAATAGAATCAAATCAAAGAAAGTTTTTACTGCTCATGGCTATTATCAGCTAATTTACGGCGGTATGATTAACAGGCTTTATTATGGCAGGTTTATGCCCTCATTTCTCAATAAATTTGATAAGATAATCTGTCTAACAGATGTGGAAAAGCGAATTTCTGAGAGAATGTTTCCTAAAATAACAAATAAAATAACTGTTCTTCCAAACCCTGTGGATTTCAAAAGGATGGATGAAATTTCATTAGACAGGGGTGTTCTGGAAAAATACAATCTGGTTGAAAAAAACTTTTTTATACATGCAGGTGGGCTTCAGAGGAATAAAAATATTGAATTTATACTGGAAGCAATGAAGGGGTTAAAAATTCCATTAGTTCTATGTGGAAACATACCAGATACTAATTATTTTGAAGAAATTAAGTTAAAAGCCACTCAGATGAAAGTGGAGATAAGGGTACTGGGTTCCATAAATGAGGATGAACTATTTTCACTTATTAGAAAAGCGAGGTTTTACCTATCTGGATCTATCTTTGAAGGATTCGGCATATCCATGGTTCAAGCATCCTATCTTGGTACTATGGTAATCGCAAACAACGCAGGCATTGCCACCGAACTACAGGAGATGGGGGGTCTAAAAATTGCAAATAGCCCAGAACAGATGCGAAAGATTATTGATAGTGAAATGAAGATAGAGGATCATGAACAATTGAAAGAATCTCTAAAAAAAAGATTTTCAAAGGATGAAATAATAGACAGACTGATAAAGCTCTACGGAGAGTTGATATGA
- a CDS encoding glycosyltransferase family 2 protein: MIEKVSVVITAHNRKKYLLEAVNSVLHQVNPGVEIEIVVVKNFVDDKIDSFLMNSGAVNIYTDEESFGSKLSLGIKASSGNIICFLDDDDMFNPIKIALIRKIFDENKGLLFVHNDIQIISEETTWNTARATNEEATKFKVYSSEKLSGREWGKILSSRADWYVSCASMDAPFAKSISQIVYQSNRSLDKILFLLGTGKEASFGLCKNRLTMYRKHESITGLKTDVTDFRNRRLKFTKESIENLRRTFKSYIKGVNNLPYNYMLLKMKGNLAIYDKYRRGKTFRIMTSELKHFIRYGGEEYALLSILLFLNIFSNRLSIRVFRYIQIRDI, from the coding sequence ATGATAGAAAAAGTCTCTGTAGTAATAACTGCCCATAATAGAAAAAAATATCTTTTGGAAGCAGTTAACTCAGTGTTGCATCAGGTGAATCCTGGTGTTGAAATTGAAATCGTGGTAGTGAAGAATTTCGTTGACGATAAAATAGATTCTTTCCTCATGAATTCTGGTGCAGTGAACATATATACAGATGAAGAGAGTTTTGGGAGTAAACTCTCCCTTGGAATCAAAGCATCTTCAGGGAATATAATCTGCTTCCTTGATGACGACGACATGTTTAATCCTATTAAAATAGCACTAATAAGAAAGATTTTTGATGAAAACAAGGGGCTTTTATTCGTTCACAACGATATCCAGATCATTTCTGAGGAAACTACATGGAATACCGCTCGGGCTACTAATGAAGAAGCGACTAAGTTTAAAGTATACAGTAGCGAGAAACTAAGTGGGAGAGAATGGGGAAAAATTCTATCTTCCAGAGCAGACTGGTACGTATCATGTGCTTCCATGGATGCGCCATTCGCAAAATCTATTTCACAAATAGTGTATCAATCTAATAGAAGTTTAGATAAGATCCTGTTTCTTCTTGGTACAGGTAAAGAGGCATCGTTTGGGCTTTGCAAAAATCGACTTACTATGTATAGAAAGCATGAAAGTATTACTGGACTTAAAACGGATGTCACAGATTTTAGAAACAGGAGGCTAAAGTTCACCAAAGAGTCAATTGAAAATCTAAGAAGAACTTTCAAGAGTTATATAAAAGGAGTGAATAATTTACCGTATAACTATATGCTTTTGAAGATGAAGGGAAATTTAGCAATATACGATAAATATAGAAGGGGCAAAACTTTTAGAATAATGACCTCTGAATTAAAACATTTTATAAGATATGGTGGGGAAGAATATGCCTTACTGTCGATTCTTCTATTTCTAAATATTTTTTCAAACAGGCTCTCTATTAGAGTATTTCGGTATATCCAAATAAGAGATATCTAA